A single window of Rubripirellula lacrimiformis DNA harbors:
- a CDS encoding DUF1501 domain-containing protein has product MGISAAAGCLLTNPASASSSGPFVQGKAEHVISIWLGGGMGQIDTFDPKAKGDPKTKKPGSYYDAIDTAVDGVQVCEHLGQMAKVMDRVTAVRSVNHNVIDEHAAATNRMHTGRAISGTVTYPSLGSLIAHQRGPMNDTAPPYVLIGYPNVTRGPGFLGAKHGYLYLTETGRGPAGLSRPDGILPQRQSRREQFLATLRKNAPPTKVAELLDYDAAIEQSLKLSGPDFNRVFHLDGESDDLRNRYGGEFGQRCLLSRRLVERGVRFIEVSHNLNFLNGAGWDVHNSGIVNQHKLIQEMDTAVATLISDLEQKKLLDKTLIVITTEFGRPAGFDSGGGRGHQGSTFSCVLAGGGLSHRGAWGQTDEAAKKIVADPVSVPDFFATICAATGVDYRKNLFAGDRPVPIIDQGQPIAALFDSAG; this is encoded by the coding sequence ATGGGGATCTCGGCGGCGGCCGGCTGTTTGCTAACCAACCCTGCATCAGCATCGTCTAGCGGGCCGTTCGTTCAGGGAAAAGCCGAGCACGTCATTTCGATCTGGTTGGGCGGCGGGATGGGACAGATCGATACGTTTGACCCGAAAGCCAAAGGCGATCCCAAAACGAAGAAGCCGGGATCCTATTACGATGCGATCGATACAGCTGTCGACGGAGTGCAGGTCTGCGAGCATCTGGGCCAGATGGCCAAGGTGATGGACCGCGTCACTGCGGTGCGATCGGTGAACCACAATGTGATCGACGAACATGCTGCGGCGACCAACCGCATGCACACCGGCCGCGCGATCAGTGGGACGGTGACGTATCCGTCGCTGGGGTCGTTGATCGCCCACCAACGTGGCCCCATGAATGATACGGCTCCGCCCTATGTTCTGATTGGCTATCCCAACGTGACGCGCGGTCCCGGTTTTTTGGGAGCCAAGCATGGGTATCTGTATTTGACCGAAACGGGACGAGGTCCGGCGGGGCTATCGCGGCCCGATGGGATTTTGCCGCAGCGTCAAAGCCGCCGCGAGCAATTCCTTGCGACACTGCGGAAGAATGCCCCGCCGACGAAGGTTGCCGAATTGTTGGACTACGATGCTGCGATCGAACAAAGTTTGAAACTCAGCGGCCCCGACTTCAACCGCGTCTTTCACCTTGACGGTGAATCGGATGATTTGCGGAATCGCTACGGTGGCGAGTTTGGTCAACGCTGTTTGCTGAGCCGTCGACTGGTCGAGCGTGGTGTGCGGTTTATCGAAGTCAGTCACAACCTGAATTTTCTAAACGGAGCGGGTTGGGACGTTCATAACAGCGGGATCGTCAATCAACACAAACTGATCCAGGAAATGGATACCGCGGTGGCTACGCTGATCAGCGACCTGGAACAGAAAAAGTTGCTAGACAAGACGCTGATCGTGATCACAACGGAATTCGGACGACCGGCCGGGTTCGATAGCGGCGGCGGACGTGGCCACCAGGGATCGACCTTCAGTTGTGTGCTGGCCGGTGGCGGCTTGTCGCATCGCGGCGCGTGGGGCCAAACGGATGAAGCCGCCAAGAAGATTGTTGCGGATCCGGTCAGCGTTCCCGATTTCTTCGCGACGATTTGTGCGGCGACGGGAGTGGACTACCGCAAGAACCTTTTTGCCGGCGATCGCCCGGTTCCTATCATTGACCAAGGCCAGCCGATTGCCGCGCTCTTCGATAGTGCTGGATAA
- a CDS encoding NHL repeat-containing protein gives MRRLVFRKGYSVRNVVPSLVLVFVSVASLAAQDVTVLVGDPTPSPHDVTSGPLNIPFGVDFDPQGNMLIAEYVGGRVLRLQGSGNLQLVAGLGKNGYEGDGGPATQATFNDIHNLAVTSAGDVLLSDHNNHVVRRIDASSGNVSTFAGSGTRGFSGDGGAADQAQFNVVMSVALTPDGTALLVADLANHRIRLIDLRSNTVTTVAGNGKVGVPQDGQLAIESPLVDPRAAAMDDAGNLYIVERNGNALRVVRPSGIIETVAGTGKSGWKDGIALEAQLAEPKHLAIDKAGHVYIADDRNHMIRKYDPQAKTLTTVLGRGDFKLQRPHGVTVRGGELFIADSYHHRILKMPLP, from the coding sequence ATGAGACGACTGGTATTTCGAAAGGGCTATTCTGTGCGCAATGTTGTTCCGTCGCTGGTGTTGGTTTTCGTGTCGGTCGCATCGTTGGCTGCCCAGGATGTGACGGTGCTGGTTGGGGACCCTACGCCGTCGCCTCATGACGTAACCAGTGGGCCGTTGAATATTCCTTTTGGGGTCGACTTTGATCCGCAGGGGAACATGCTGATCGCCGAGTATGTCGGTGGCCGTGTGCTGCGTTTGCAGGGCTCCGGCAACCTGCAATTGGTCGCCGGTTTGGGCAAGAACGGGTACGAAGGCGATGGTGGCCCGGCAACACAGGCTACCTTCAACGACATTCATAACCTGGCGGTCACGTCGGCCGGTGATGTCCTGCTGTCGGATCACAACAATCACGTCGTGCGGCGGATTGATGCGTCTAGCGGCAATGTGTCTACCTTTGCGGGTTCGGGTACCCGTGGGTTTTCGGGAGATGGTGGGGCGGCGGACCAAGCACAATTCAATGTCGTCATGAGTGTCGCGCTGACTCCCGATGGCACGGCACTGTTGGTCGCCGATTTAGCGAACCATCGCATTCGGTTGATCGATTTGCGATCCAACACCGTCACGACGGTCGCGGGGAACGGAAAGGTCGGGGTTCCCCAAGACGGGCAGTTGGCGATCGAATCGCCGCTCGTTGATCCGCGCGCGGCAGCGATGGACGATGCGGGCAACCTGTACATTGTCGAACGCAATGGGAATGCCCTGCGAGTCGTCCGCCCGTCGGGCATCATCGAAACGGTCGCAGGGACGGGAAAGTCCGGCTGGAAAGACGGCATCGCGTTGGAAGCCCAGTTGGCGGAACCGAAGCACTTAGCCATCGACAAAGCGGGCCATGTTTACATCGCCGATGATAGGAATCACATGATTCGAAAATACGATCCGCAAGCAAAGACTTTGACAACGGTGCTTGGTCGTGGTGACTTCAAACTTCAGCGGCCTCACGGAGTCACCGTTCGCGGTGGCGAGCTATTCATTGC